The Desertifilum tharense IPPAS B-1220 genome includes a region encoding these proteins:
- a CDS encoding UDP-glucose/GDP-mannose dehydrogenase family protein, translated as MKVCVIGTGYVGLVTGVCLAHCGHHVICVDNNEEKVKLMKSGQSPIYEPGLSELMQSSTQAGNLEFTSDLGYGVDHGEILFIAVGTPALPSGDSDTRYVEAVARGIGAHLSKGYKVIVNKSTVPIGSGDWVRMIVLDGIAERQKALVGAGGVSGEEALSSIEAEFDVVSNPEFLREGSAIYDTFNPDRIVLGSNGEKAIAMMQELYAPIVDRRFAEESSLPPVPVVVTDLSSAEMIKYAANAFLATKISFINEVANICDRVGADVTQVAKGIGLDSRIGNKFLQAGIGWGGSCFPKDVSALIHTAEDYNYEAQLLKSAVSVNERQRLIAVEKLQQELKILKGKVVGLLGLTFKPDTDDMRDAPALNLIEQLNRLGAKVKAYDPIISQSGMRHGLSGVIVETDPEMLADGCDALVLVTDWQPFLKLDFAKMAKSMSHPVIIDGRNFLNRQTVEKAGFRYVGIGR; from the coding sequence ATGAAAGTTTGCGTGATTGGTACAGGCTATGTCGGTCTAGTGACAGGCGTTTGTTTAGCCCATTGCGGTCATCACGTCATCTGTGTAGACAACAACGAAGAGAAAGTCAAGTTGATGAAGTCTGGACAGTCCCCGATTTACGAACCGGGTCTGTCAGAATTGATGCAGTCTTCGACTCAAGCCGGAAATCTGGAGTTTACTTCCGATTTGGGCTATGGGGTAGACCACGGCGAGATTTTGTTTATTGCGGTGGGAACGCCAGCTTTACCGAGTGGCGATAGCGATACGCGCTATGTGGAAGCCGTAGCCAGAGGGATTGGCGCTCACTTGAGTAAAGGCTATAAGGTGATTGTCAATAAGTCTACGGTGCCGATTGGTTCTGGGGACTGGGTGCGGATGATCGTTTTAGATGGGATCGCCGAACGTCAAAAGGCCTTAGTGGGTGCGGGGGGCGTTTCTGGAGAAGAGGCTCTCAGCAGTATTGAGGCTGAATTTGATGTGGTGAGCAACCCGGAATTCTTGCGCGAGGGTTCGGCGATTTACGATACGTTTAATCCCGACCGGATCGTGTTGGGCAGCAATGGTGAAAAAGCGATCGCCATGATGCAAGAACTCTATGCTCCGATTGTAGACCGTCGGTTTGCGGAAGAGTCGTCTTTACCCCCGGTTCCGGTGGTGGTGACGGATTTGAGTTCGGCAGAAATGATTAAATATGCCGCCAATGCGTTCCTCGCGACTAAGATTAGCTTTATTAACGAAGTGGCGAATATTTGCGATCGCGTCGGCGCAGATGTCACCCAGGTGGCGAAGGGGATTGGTTTAGACTCCCGCATCGGTAACAAGTTCTTGCAAGCCGGGATTGGTTGGGGCGGTTCCTGCTTCCCCAAAGATGTCTCGGCCCTGATTCACACTGCTGAAGACTACAATTACGAAGCCCAATTGCTCAAATCAGCCGTCAGCGTGAACGAACGCCAGCGCCTGATTGCAGTCGAAAAACTCCAGCAAGAACTGAAAATCCTCAAAGGAAAAGTCGTCGGACTGTTGGGCTTAACCTTCAAACCCGATACCGATGATATGCGCGATGCTCCCGCCCTGAATTTGATCGAGCAACTCAATCGTTTAGGGGCCAAAGTCAAAGCCTACGACCCGATTATCTCCCAAAGTGGAATGCGTCACGGTCTATCGGGCGTGATTGTGGAAACTGACCCAGAAATGCTCGCAGATGGTTGCGATGCGTTGGTTCTCGTCACCGACTGGCAGCCGTTCCTCAAGCTGGATTTCGCGAAGATGGCGAAATCAATGAGCCATCCTGTCATTATTGATGGCCGCAATTTCCTGAACCGTCAAACGGTTGAAAAAGCCGGATTCCGCTATGTAGGAATTGGACGTTAG
- a CDS encoding UDP-glucuronic acid decarboxylase family protein — protein sequence MRILVTGGAGFVGSHLIDRLMAQGHEVLCLDNFYTGHKRNILQWLDNPYFEFIRHDVTEPIRLEVDQIYHLACPASPVHYQYNPVKTVKTSVMGTLNMLGLAKRVKARLLLASTSEVYGDPDVHPQTEEYRGNVNPIGIRACYDESKRVAETLCFDYHRQNKVDIRVARIFNTYGSRMLENDGRVVSNFVVQALKGIPLTVYGDGSQTRSFCYVSDLVEGLMRLMNGDYVGPVNLGNPDEYTILELAQKIQNMVNPDADIQFAPLPSDDPKQRQPDITKAKTLLGWEPTVPLQEGLKLTVEDFRQRLGASS from the coding sequence ATGAGAATCTTAGTCACTGGCGGGGCTGGTTTTGTTGGTTCCCATCTAATCGATCGCTTAATGGCCCAAGGCCACGAGGTTTTGTGCCTGGATAACTTCTATACAGGTCACAAGCGCAACATTCTGCAATGGTTAGATAATCCCTATTTTGAATTCATCCGGCACGATGTCACCGAACCGATCCGCCTTGAAGTGGATCAGATCTACCATCTGGCTTGTCCGGCGTCTCCGGTTCATTATCAATACAACCCGGTCAAAACGGTAAAAACGAGCGTTATGGGAACGCTCAACATGTTAGGACTCGCGAAACGGGTTAAAGCGAGACTCCTTTTAGCCTCCACTTCAGAAGTTTATGGCGATCCTGACGTGCATCCCCAAACCGAAGAGTATCGAGGCAATGTCAACCCCATTGGGATTCGAGCCTGCTACGACGAATCAAAGCGCGTTGCGGAAACGTTGTGCTTTGATTATCACCGTCAAAATAAAGTTGATATTCGAGTGGCCCGGATTTTTAACACCTATGGCAGTCGAATGTTAGAAAATGACGGCCGCGTCGTCAGCAATTTTGTCGTGCAAGCGCTCAAAGGAATTCCCCTAACCGTTTATGGGGACGGATCGCAAACGCGGAGTTTCTGCTATGTGTCCGATTTGGTTGAAGGACTGATGCGGTTGATGAATGGCGACTATGTAGGGCCGGTCAATTTAGGCAACCCAGACGAGTACACGATTCTGGAACTGGCTCAAAAAATCCAGAATATGGTGAACCCGGATGCAGATATTCAATTTGCACCGTTGCCTTCAGACGATCCCAAACAAAGACAACCGGATATTACTAAGGCTAAAACCTTACTGGGTTGGGAACCGACTGTGCCTCTACAAGAGGGACTGAAGCTCACCGTTGAGGATTTTCGGCAAAGATTGGGTGCAAGTTCCTAG
- the lepA gene encoding translation elongation factor 4, producing MTDVLVSRIRNFSIIAHIDHGKSTLADRLLQETGTVAAREMKQQFLDNMELERERGITIKLQAARMNYTAQDGEQYVLNLIDTPGHVDFSYEVSRSLVACEGALLVVDASQGVEAQTLANVYLALEHNLEIIPVLNKIDLPGAEPERVKAEIEEIIGLDCSNAILASAKEGIGVHEILESIVHLVPPPQETVEKPLRALIFDSYYDSYRGVIVYFRVMDGNVKKGDRVRLMATGKEYEIDELGVLSPTQVPLDELHAGEVGYLAASIKAVADARVGDTITLAAQPASEPLPGYTEAKPMVFCGLFPTDADQFGDLREALERLKLNDAALSYEPETSSAMGFGFRCGFLGLLHMEIVQERLEREYDLDLIVTAPSVVYRVTTVKGEVLNIDNPSTLMPPQEREKVEEPYVQVDMITPEEFVGPLMELCQTRRGIFKDMRYLAQGRTTLIYELPLAEVVTDFFDQLKSRSRGYASMEYQMIGYREDNLVRLDIMINNDPVDALVMIVHRDKAYNVGRALVEKLKELIPRHQFKVPIQAAIGSRIIASEHIPALRKDVLAKCYGGDISRKKKLLQEQAKGKKRMKSIGTVEVPQSAFMAVLRLDS from the coding sequence ATGACTGACGTTCTCGTCTCTCGTATTCGCAACTTTTCGATCATCGCTCACATTGACCACGGTAAGTCTACTTTGGCGGATCGCCTGCTACAAGAGACCGGAACAGTCGCCGCGCGAGAGATGAAGCAACAGTTTCTCGACAATATGGAGTTAGAACGAGAACGCGGCATTACGATTAAGTTGCAAGCAGCGCGGATGAACTACACGGCTCAAGATGGCGAGCAGTACGTCCTCAACTTAATTGACACGCCCGGTCACGTAGACTTTTCCTATGAGGTATCGCGATCGCTAGTCGCTTGCGAAGGCGCATTACTCGTGGTGGATGCTTCCCAAGGGGTAGAAGCACAAACGCTGGCGAATGTCTATCTGGCGCTGGAACATAACCTGGAAATTATTCCTGTTTTAAATAAAATTGACCTCCCTGGGGCCGAACCCGAACGAGTCAAGGCGGAGATTGAAGAAATTATTGGACTCGACTGTAGTAACGCGATTCTCGCTTCTGCTAAAGAAGGGATCGGCGTCCATGAGATTCTGGAGTCTATCGTTCACCTGGTTCCCCCCCCACAAGAGACAGTTGAGAAGCCGTTGCGGGCGTTAATTTTTGATAGCTACTACGATAGCTATCGGGGGGTGATCGTTTATTTCCGGGTGATGGACGGAAATGTGAAGAAAGGCGATCGCGTCCGCTTAATGGCGACGGGTAAAGAATACGAAATTGACGAACTTGGCGTTCTCTCTCCCACCCAAGTCCCCTTAGACGAATTGCACGCCGGGGAAGTGGGTTATCTAGCCGCTTCGATTAAAGCGGTCGCCGATGCGCGGGTTGGCGATACCATTACCCTAGCGGCTCAACCCGCTAGCGAACCCCTCCCCGGTTACACAGAAGCCAAACCGATGGTCTTCTGCGGCCTGTTCCCCACCGACGCCGATCAATTTGGCGACTTGCGAGAAGCACTAGAACGCCTCAAACTCAACGATGCGGCGCTTTCCTACGAGCCAGAAACCTCTAGCGCGATGGGATTTGGTTTCCGCTGCGGCTTTTTAGGCTTGCTGCACATGGAAATCGTTCAAGAACGGCTAGAACGCGAATATGACCTCGATTTAATTGTGACTGCGCCGTCAGTGGTCTATCGCGTCACCACCGTGAAAGGGGAAGTCCTCAACATCGATAACCCCAGTACCTTAATGCCACCCCAGGAACGGGAAAAGGTTGAGGAACCTTACGTTCAGGTAGATATGATTACCCCAGAAGAGTTTGTCGGCCCGTTAATGGAGTTGTGTCAAACTCGGCGCGGTATTTTCAAGGATATGCGCTATTTGGCTCAAGGTCGAACCACCCTGATTTATGAATTGCCACTCGCCGAAGTGGTGACGGACTTTTTTGACCAACTCAAATCGCGATCGCGCGGGTATGCCAGCATGGAATATCAGATGATTGGCTACCGCGAAGATAACCTGGTTCGTCTCGATATCATGATTAACAACGATCCAGTCGATGCGCTGGTGATGATCGTCCACCGAGATAAAGCCTACAACGTCGGTCGCGCCTTGGTCGAAAAACTCAAAGAACTCATCCCCCGCCACCAGTTCAAAGTCCCCATTCAAGCGGCGATTGGTTCTCGGATTATCGCGAGCGAACATATCCCCGCCTTGCGGAAAGACGTTCTCGCCAAATGCTACGGCGGGGACATTAGCCGTAAGAAAAAACTGCTGCAAGAGCAAGCCAAAGGCAAAAAACGGATGAAATCGATTGGAACCGTGGAAGTTCCTCAATCCGCATTTATGGCCGTTTTGCGCCTCGATAGCTAA
- a CDS encoding type II toxin-antitoxin system CcdA family antitoxin, translated as MNDSAPSSHRAADKVEIAIHLDPELLDQLKHLTNDPSKIVETALRQWLRGETQRDDDLTRTLVKSPPVPPRGEWND; from the coding sequence ATGAATGATTCTGCCCCCTCTTCCCACCGCGCTGCTGATAAGGTGGAAATTGCCATCCATCTCGATCCTGAATTACTCGATCAACTGAAACATTTAACCAACGATCCCAGTAAGATTGTGGAAACGGCCTTGCGGCAATGGCTCAGAGGCGAAACTCAGCGCGATGATGATTTAACCCGAACCCTTGTGAAAAGTCCTCCCGTTCCGCCGAGAGGAGAATGGAATGATTAG